A genomic segment from Pseudoalteromonas nigrifaciens encodes:
- a CDS encoding efflux RND transporter permease subunit, which yields MLNQLIKFSLTQRLFVSIFVIVAMAIGAKSWLSIPVDAFPEISPTQVKIVYKLPGMNALEIESQVTRVIETELLGIPSQQMLRSTTKYSITDITIDFKEGTDIYWARQQVNERLLNILPTLPSNISGGMAPMSTPLSEVFMFTIESTHLSLIEKRELLDWQIRPLLRTVTGVADVNSLGGFSKTYEILPNTLLMQQHQVSFDEMKLAITQTNQNGGIGRLEKGNDTFILRTEGKYTDITAIENTVIKSTQNKVIRLSDIATVHVGSLTRYGAVTKNSEEAVQGLIIALKNSNTAQVVEDVKDKLRTIEASLPQGTKINVFYDRSNLINTAISTITSALGQAIILVIVLLALFLGDIRSSLVVSLSLPMSALLTFIMMNQFDLSANLMSLGGLVIAIGMLVDSSVVIVENIVNRLANNQHLPRLHVIYRACKEVATPVFSGTIIIIIVFSPLLMLTGLEGKLFTPVALTIVFAMLSALLLSLTVIPILASLLLKNEPVTQPKMVTLLQGFYTKTLAQAIKKPVAISVISVAVLVLSGVLFQGLGKSFMPVLDEGDIIVQLEKSPSISLQASLDIDKQIEATLLKNTPEIVQIVARTGSDELGLDPMGLNETDVFMELAPKDTWRFDSKALLIEDIRQTLTQFPGVNIGFTQPIQMRVSEMLTGGTGDISIKVFGNDIATLASLAEKITALATNIDGASDVQMALIEGGKYVNIKLIPEVASQFGLTTEGLSDYLKSQLEGLQVSALQEGNRVIPIVFNAQKSESAAHFELSSMSALKQKLILMPDNSLLPLEEVANISFKTGPLLIEREKAKRFASVSVNVDNRDVVSYVNELEAKINSSIKLPSGFTLSFGGEFESQQRATQNLLVLIPVALILIFIILFTTFKSLSKSTLIIANIPFALMGGVIALFISNEYLSVPASVGFVALLGVAVLNGIVMISHLEQMKMFSANVMQRILDGASRRLRPVLMTATTAMFGLLPLVFATGPGAEIQKPLAIVVVGGLITSTITTLYLLPIFYGWLEKKHG from the coding sequence ATGTTAAACCAGCTTATTAAGTTTTCACTTACTCAGCGTTTGTTTGTTAGTATTTTTGTTATTGTTGCTATGGCCATTGGCGCTAAATCTTGGTTAAGTATTCCGGTGGATGCTTTTCCAGAAATATCGCCCACCCAAGTTAAAATAGTTTACAAATTACCCGGCATGAACGCCCTTGAAATAGAATCGCAAGTAACACGGGTGATTGAAACCGAATTACTGGGTATTCCGTCACAGCAAATGCTGCGCTCTACTACTAAATATTCTATTACGGATATTACCATTGACTTTAAAGAGGGCACCGACATTTATTGGGCCCGTCAGCAAGTTAATGAGCGTTTATTAAATATTTTGCCCACCTTGCCCAGTAATATTAGTGGCGGCATGGCGCCAATGAGCACGCCTTTGAGCGAGGTGTTCATGTTTACTATAGAAAGTACTCACTTATCGCTGATTGAAAAAAGAGAGCTTTTAGATTGGCAAATTCGTCCATTGCTGCGCACTGTAACCGGCGTTGCAGATGTGAATAGTCTTGGCGGCTTTTCAAAAACCTATGAAATACTTCCCAACACCTTATTGATGCAACAGCATCAAGTTAGCTTTGATGAAATGAAGTTAGCAATCACGCAAACGAATCAAAACGGTGGCATAGGGCGCTTAGAAAAAGGCAACGACACTTTTATTTTGCGCACTGAGGGCAAATACACCGATATAACCGCCATTGAAAATACTGTGATTAAGTCCACTCAAAATAAGGTTATTCGGTTAAGTGATATTGCCACGGTACACGTTGGCAGTTTAACCCGTTATGGCGCAGTCACTAAAAACAGTGAAGAGGCGGTACAAGGGCTTATAATTGCGCTTAAAAATAGTAATACAGCGCAAGTTGTTGAAGATGTAAAAGATAAACTTCGCACCATTGAAGCTTCATTACCGCAAGGCACAAAAATTAATGTGTTTTACGACCGCTCTAACTTAATAAATACCGCAATTAGCACCATTACCAGCGCATTAGGCCAAGCTATCATTTTAGTGATAGTGCTACTAGCCTTGTTTTTAGGCGATATTCGCTCTTCATTGGTGGTATCTTTGTCTTTACCTATGTCGGCATTGCTGACGTTTATAATGATGAATCAGTTTGATTTATCGGCTAATTTAATGAGTTTAGGTGGCTTAGTGATTGCCATTGGTATGCTGGTGGACTCATCGGTAGTTATTGTTGAAAACATAGTAAATCGGCTGGCTAATAATCAGCACCTCCCTCGGCTGCATGTTATTTATCGCGCATGTAAAGAAGTCGCGACGCCAGTGTTTTCAGGCACAATCATTATAATTATCGTGTTTTCACCGCTATTAATGTTAACAGGGCTAGAAGGCAAGTTATTTACCCCAGTGGCGTTAACTATCGTGTTTGCCATGCTAAGTGCGCTGTTGTTGTCGTTAACGGTTATTCCAATTTTAGCCTCGTTGTTATTAAAAAATGAACCCGTAACCCAACCTAAAATGGTGACGCTATTACAAGGCTTTTATACTAAAACACTTGCCCAAGCAATTAAAAAGCCGGTGGCTATTAGTGTTATATCAGTCGCTGTTTTAGTGCTCAGTGGGGTGTTATTTCAGGGGCTTGGCAAAAGCTTTATGCCCGTTTTAGATGAAGGCGACATTATTGTGCAACTGGAAAAATCGCCGAGTATTTCCTTGCAAGCCTCGCTGGATATCGATAAACAAATTGAAGCCACACTGCTAAAAAACACCCCAGAAATCGTACAAATTGTTGCCCGTACCGGCTCCGATGAACTCGGGCTTGATCCTATGGGGTTAAACGAAACCGATGTGTTTATGGAATTAGCACCAAAAGATACGTGGCGTTTTGACTCCAAAGCGCTGCTAATCGAGGATATTCGACAAACACTTACGCAATTTCCAGGGGTAAATATTGGCTTTACTCAGCCAATACAAATGCGGGTATCAGAAATGCTCACCGGTGGTACCGGTGATATTTCGATTAAAGTATTTGGTAATGATATTGCGACACTTGCCTCATTAGCTGAAAAAATCACTGCACTTGCCACTAATATTGACGGCGCAAGTGATGTGCAAATGGCGCTTATTGAAGGGGGTAAATACGTAAATATTAAACTTATTCCTGAGGTTGCTAGTCAGTTTGGTTTAACCACCGAAGGATTAAGCGATTATTTAAAGTCGCAATTAGAAGGCTTGCAGGTATCGGCACTTCAAGAAGGAAACCGCGTGATCCCAATTGTGTTTAATGCACAAAAAAGCGAAAGCGCAGCACACTTTGAGTTATCGTCAATGAGCGCATTAAAGCAAAAGCTAATTTTAATGCCCGACAACAGCCTACTACCACTTGAAGAGGTGGCTAATATTAGCTTTAAAACGGGGCCATTGTTAATAGAGCGAGAAAAAGCAAAACGCTTTGCTTCTGTAAGCGTTAATGTGGATAACCGCGATGTGGTTAGTTATGTGAATGAACTGGAAGCTAAAATTAATAGCAGCATAAAATTACCCAGTGGTTTTACCTTGTCGTTTGGTGGCGAATTTGAAAGCCAGCAACGTGCAACACAAAACTTGCTGGTGCTTATTCCGGTGGCATTAATACTGATTTTCATTATTTTATTTACCACGTTTAAATCGTTATCTAAATCAACGCTGATAATTGCTAATATTCCGTTTGCGTTAATGGGGGGAGTGATTGCCCTGTTTATTAGTAACGAATACCTCTCGGTGCCTGCATCGGTTGGTTTTGTTGCTTTACTTGGCGTAGCGGTACTCAATGGTATTGTGATGATCAGCCACTTAGAGCAAATGAAAATGTTTTCTGCCAATGTAATGCAGCGCATTTTAGATGGCGCAAGCAGACGCCTTCGCCCAGTGTTAATGACAGCCACAACCGCAATGTTTGGTTTACTGCCACTGGTATTCGCTACCGGCCCTGGCGCTGAGATTCAAAAGCCATTGGCGATTGTGGTTGTTGGCGGGTTAATTACCTCAACAATTACAACACTTTATTTACTGCCTATCTTTTATGGTTGGTTGGAGAAAAAACATGGCTGA
- a CDS encoding DUF3240 family protein codes for MAEQLLFTLNVPTNIKDEVVDILIGIDCITGFNLKNIEGYSKEHSEFDIAEQVEGHRSFYQFEVHILLAQLQIIKTALSPVCQHTSLKYWVTPIYESGRLR; via the coding sequence ATGGCTGAACAGTTACTTTTTACCCTAAATGTACCCACAAACATAAAAGATGAAGTGGTTGATATATTAATTGGCATAGACTGCATTACCGGCTTTAACTTAAAAAACATTGAAGGCTACAGCAAGGAGCACAGTGAATTTGATATTGCTGAGCAAGTAGAAGGGCATCGCAGCTTTTATCAGTTTGAGGTGCATATATTATTAGCGCAGCTACAAATTATCAAAACAGCATTAAGCCCTGTATGCCAACACACATCATTAAAATACTGGGTTACGCCTATATATGAAAGCGGGCGTCTTAGATAA